The genomic region GTTTGGTGCGTATGAGTGGGTTACGCCTGATAAGTTTATGGACCGGATTCAAGGCTTTAAGCGTCCGCCGTATGAAAAAGCCCTAGAGCTTTTGCTTAAAGAGTTTGGTAAATTCGTTTACAGCAAGTAGACCGAGTATAAAGCGAGCAATATGTCATTAGAAAATTTAAAATCCGCCTATCAATCAATCAAGAAATCCGCCTTAGATCGTTACTTTGAGTTTATTCGTTTTGAGAGTGTCAGTTCTGAAGCTGAGTACAAGGATGAAGTTCTGAAGTGCGCCGACTGGCTTGATGCTGAAGTCAAGAAGCTCAATTTCAAAACTACCTTTTGGCAGACTGATAACTATCCGGTGCTTTTTGCCGAGAATACTGAGGCAGGGCCGACTAAGCCGACGGTGCTGCTCTATGGTCATTATGACGTTCAGCCGGTTGACCCGCTTGAGCTCTGGGAGTCGCCTCCCTTTGAGCCAACGATTAAGGGCACGGAAGTTTACGCGCGTGGCGCGGAAGATAACAAGGGCCAGTGTAGTTATGTTTTAGCTGCGCTTGAGATGTTGCAGACTGTGCATGGCAAGTATCCGGTTAACATTAAACTTTGTATTGAAGGCGAGGAGGAAATTGGCAGTCCCGGATTACTTAAAATTGTATCTCAGCATGCACGCGAGCTAAAAGCCGATCATTTATTAATTGTTGATGTTGGTCTGGAGGCGGCAGACAAGCCGGCGATCACGCTTGGGGTGCGTGGTTTGGTAACGATGGACGTGGAGCTGACTGGATCGCGTGGCGATTTACATTCTGGAGCAAACGGCAATTTGGTTTATAACCCGAATCGTGCGCTGGTGGAGATTTTAGCGAAGGCTCGGGACGAGCAGGGCAAAGTTTTAGTGCCTGGATTTTATGACAAAGTTTTACCGGTTAGTGCTGATGAAAAGGCGTTGATTAATTTAGAATTTGATCAAGCCGAGTATGAGCGTTTAGTTGGGGCCAAGGCAATTAGCGGAGAGCAGCCTTATCCGCTGCTTGAGGCGCATTGGTTGCGGCCGACCTTTGAGATCAATGGCATTGGTGGCGGATATACTGGCTCGGGTTTTAAAACTGTGATTCCGGCCAAGGCGATTGCCAAGATTTCTTGTCGTTTAGTCCCGAATCAGGATCCTTGGGAGATTGGAAAGTTGGTTCAGGAGTTTATTGAGAAGAATGTGCCTGAGGGGATTGAGTGTAAGGTGACGATTCGGCCGGGGGTAGGGACTGCGGTGCGCTCGAGTCCGCATACTACGGTTGCCAAGGTATTGAGTCGTGCCTATGAGGAAGTTTTAGGAAAGTCTTGTGATTGTATTTTAAATGGCGCTTCGATTCCGATTACGGCGGAGTTGGCCAAGGCAAGCGGGGCGGATATTTTGTTAGTTGGTTATGGCTTGATTGACGACAACATTCACGCCCCGAACGAGCACTTCGGCCTAGGCCGTTTTGAGAATGGGGCGTTGACGATTGCCCGTGCTCTCGAACTATTCGGTGAATAATCCCTGTCTAAGTTCCTGTCATTGCGAGGGAGCGCAGCGACCGTGGCAATCTCCCGCAATGCGGGGCAGCGAGGTCTCACGGGAACCCCTTTTCGCTCATTCTCGCACGCTTCTCGACCGAAGCGTGCTCCGAGGCTCAGGCGATTTTTTCTGCGTATAACGCAGTCGAAAAAAATCGCCATCGAATCCGCTCAAACAGCTTCCCCTGAGACCTCGCTGCTAAGATCAGCAAAACAGCCCAGCAAATTGTCATCTTGAG from bacterium harbors:
- a CDS encoding dipeptidase, whose translation is MSLENLKSAYQSIKKSALDRYFEFIRFESVSSEAEYKDEVLKCADWLDAEVKKLNFKTTFWQTDNYPVLFAENTEAGPTKPTVLLYGHYDVQPVDPLELWESPPFEPTIKGTEVYARGAEDNKGQCSYVLAALEMLQTVHGKYPVNIKLCIEGEEEIGSPGLLKIVSQHARELKADHLLIVDVGLEAADKPAITLGVRGLVTMDVELTGSRGDLHSGANGNLVYNPNRALVEILAKARDEQGKVLVPGFYDKVLPVSADEKALINLEFDQAEYERLVGAKAISGEQPYPLLEAHWLRPTFEINGIGGGYTGSGFKTVIPAKAIAKISCRLVPNQDPWEIGKLVQEFIEKNVPEGIECKVTIRPGVGTAVRSSPHTTVAKVLSRAYEEVLGKSCDCILNGASIPITAELAKASGADILLVGYGLIDDNIHAPNEHFGLGRFENGALTIARALELFGE